From a region of the Castor canadensis chromosome 7, mCasCan1.hap1v2, whole genome shotgun sequence genome:
- the Pusl1 gene encoding tRNA pseudouridine synthase-like 1 isoform X1: MGLAGTAGSACTRYLVFFQYLGTDFNGVAAIRGAQRAVGVQNFLEEAAERLKSVEQVKFTVSSRTDAGVHALSNAAHLDIHRRSDQPPFSPEVLTQALNTHLRHPAIRVLQAFQVPSDFHARHAATSRTYLYRLATGCTRHDQLPVFEQNLCWALQTDCLDVAAMQEAAQHLLGTHDFSAFQSAGSPAASTVRTLRHVSVSPGPASPFLLPQECRKLQFWTLEFESQSFLYRQVRRMTAVLVAVGLGVLTPTQVKVILESRDPLGKHQTRVAPAHGLFLKSVLYSGLGPAPAPCRVHSVETTDDSGHLAEATPATPL, translated from the exons ATGGGTCTCGCCGGCACCGCGGGCTCGGCGTGTACGCGCTACTTAGTGTTCTTCCAGTACTTAGGCACGGATTTCAA CGGGGTCGCGGCCATCAGGGGTGCTCAGCGCGCCGTCGGGGTGCAGAACTTCCTGGAG GAGGCCGCCGAGCGGCTGAAATCGGTTGAGCAAGTTAAGTTCACCGTCTCCAGCCGCACCGATGCAGGAGTCCACGCCCTGAGCAACGCCGCGCACCTAGACATCCACCGCCGCTCGGACCAGCCGCCCTTCTCTCCGGAGGTTTTGACCCAGGCCCTCAACACCCACCTGAGGCACCCAGCCATCAG GGTACTGCAGGCCTTCCAAGTACCGAGTGACTTCCATGCCCGCCATGCCGCCACTTCCAGAACCTACCTGTATCGCTTAGCAACTGGCTGCACCCGGCATGACCAACTGCCTGTGTTTGAACAAAATCTGTGCTGGGCGCTGCAGAcaga CTGCCTGGACGTGGCTGCCATGCAGGAAGCTGCCCAGCACCTCCTCGGGACCCATGATTTCAGTGCCTTCCAGTCAGCCGGCAGCCCAGCTGCTAGCACAGTACGCACACTGCGCCACGTCTCAGTGTCCCCTGGCCCAGCCagtccctttcttcttccccaaGAATGCAG GAAGCTGCAGTTCTGGACCCTGGAATTTGAGAGCCAATCTTTTCTGTACCGACAG GTTCGGAGGATGACAGCTGTGCTGGTGGCTGTGGGGCTAGGGGTATTGACACCCACCCAGGTGAAGGTGATTCTGGAGAGTCGAGATCCCCTGGGCAAGCACCAGACTCGTGTTGCCCCAGCTCATGGCTTGTTCCTGAAGTCAGTGCTATATTCGGGCCTTG GTCCTGCTCCTGCACCCTGCAGGGTCCACAGTGTGGAAACTACAGATGATTCTGGACACTTGGCTGAGGCTACACCAGCCACACCACTCTAG
- the Pusl1 gene encoding tRNA pseudouridine synthase-like 1 isoform X2, translating into MGLAGTAGSACTRYLVFFQYLGTDFNGVAAIRGAQRAVGVQNFLEEAAERLKSVEQVKFTVSSRTDAGVHALSNAAHLDIHRRSDQPPFSPEVLTQALNTHLRHPAIRVLQAFQVPSDFHARHAATSRTYLYRLATGCTRHDQLPVFEQNLCWALQTDCLDVAAMQEAAQHLLGTHDFSAFQSAGSPAASTVRTLRHVSVSPGPASPFLLPQECRKLQFWTLEFESQSFLYRQVLLLHPAGSTVWKLQMILDTWLRLHQPHHSRPGY; encoded by the exons ATGGGTCTCGCCGGCACCGCGGGCTCGGCGTGTACGCGCTACTTAGTGTTCTTCCAGTACTTAGGCACGGATTTCAA CGGGGTCGCGGCCATCAGGGGTGCTCAGCGCGCCGTCGGGGTGCAGAACTTCCTGGAG GAGGCCGCCGAGCGGCTGAAATCGGTTGAGCAAGTTAAGTTCACCGTCTCCAGCCGCACCGATGCAGGAGTCCACGCCCTGAGCAACGCCGCGCACCTAGACATCCACCGCCGCTCGGACCAGCCGCCCTTCTCTCCGGAGGTTTTGACCCAGGCCCTCAACACCCACCTGAGGCACCCAGCCATCAG GGTACTGCAGGCCTTCCAAGTACCGAGTGACTTCCATGCCCGCCATGCCGCCACTTCCAGAACCTACCTGTATCGCTTAGCAACTGGCTGCACCCGGCATGACCAACTGCCTGTGTTTGAACAAAATCTGTGCTGGGCGCTGCAGAcaga CTGCCTGGACGTGGCTGCCATGCAGGAAGCTGCCCAGCACCTCCTCGGGACCCATGATTTCAGTGCCTTCCAGTCAGCCGGCAGCCCAGCTGCTAGCACAGTACGCACACTGCGCCACGTCTCAGTGTCCCCTGGCCCAGCCagtccctttcttcttccccaaGAATGCAG GAAGCTGCAGTTCTGGACCCTGGAATTTGAGAGCCAATCTTTTCTGTACCGACAG GTCCTGCTCCTGCACCCTGCAGGGTCCACAGTGTGGAAACTACAGATGATTCTGGACACTTGGCTGAGGCTACACCAGCCACACCACTCTAGACCTGGCTATTGA